From a region of the Pogona vitticeps strain Pit_001003342236 chromosome 7, PviZW2.1, whole genome shotgun sequence genome:
- the LOC110082442 gene encoding taste receptor type 1 member 1, with product MMGRVSQRGFVLPSHRLNSWGYSQFQAMRLAVEEINNSSHLLPNVTLGYHIWDTCEESLYLQAVLQLDPDGEHNSRAGYSDRVVAVVGPDTTDMTHLLSRILTFYQFLQISYNAKDQIFTDKRQFPLLFRMVPNENHQTRGLLSLVQQLGWKWVSAVGHGTQASQTSLQMLISEARAQGICVSYQGLLANRDWTLVSRDQLKKVIENIERTKTNVTLLLVDNSVAQSFFRVVVELKVTRKIWIAPETWVLSEEVSNLPGIETVGTILGLTIKPVILPEFLPFVKKTLRCNPWNGLSPSEQQALKNVGGCYQFCSDCHSLSLEILEDVLNSRIWHWSFYSYAAIYALAQALHQLLGCDHESCPTKEVLTPWQLYEILAQVDFSLQNNTIKFSNQTDLFLGYNVITWNWVNGSLDHKTIGNYSAQSLIIDQSKIKWPTPDGLVPTSTCVTECKAGQIRSKHTLDECTCRCDSCPEGTYQNQTNSDFCLPCPPQMWSPKRSSTCFYPVITFLSIRDTTVAALIIVSLVDFSLLCGCLLVFALHRQTPVVRAAGGKLAFVMLVSLLASCTTTLLFVVEPTPLGCLVRQPIFALSFTLCISCLLVRSCQIVFIFKLARRLPWAHKLWLKYQGAYASLGLSVLLQGGLCALWLSLSPPSLQADVVSPREIFLRCSEGHVSGLGSVLGFLGLLGAACFALAFWGRNLPKNYSEARLLALSMLVFLMGWGSFMLIYATTEGKGRQIATLQMFTVQTSVYAILCTFFLPKCYIILFKPQHNTVAHFQTCIQTYTATPQTMTP from the exons ATGATGGGACGCGTTTCTCAGCGTGGCTTTGTTCTCCCTTCCCACAGACTCAATTCTTGGGGCTACTCTCAGTTCCAAGCCATGAGGTTGGCCGTGGAGGAAATAAACAATTCTTCCCACCTGCTGCCCAACGTCACCTTGGGGTACCATATCTGGGACACCTGCGAAGAAAGCCTTTATCTCCAGGCGGTTCTTCAGCTGGATCCGGACGGGGAGCACAACTCTCGAGCCGGTTATTCCGACCGAGTCGTTGCCGTGGTTGGCCCCGACACCACCGACATGACGCACCTGTTGTCCAGAATCCTCACCTTCTACCAGTTCCTGCAG ATCAGCTACAACGCCAAAGATCAGATCTTCACAGACAAGAGGCAGTTCCCGCTGCTCTTCCGCATGGTGCCCAATGAGAACCACCAAACACGTGGGCTCCTCTCTCTGGTCCAACAGCTGGGCTGGAAGTGGGTCTCGGCCGTGGGCCATGGCACCCAGGCCAGCCAGACGTCGCTCCAGATGCTGATCTCCGAGGCCAGGGCCCAGGGCATCTGTGTTTCTTACCAAGGGCTATTGGCCAACAGGGACTGGACCTTGGTTTCCAGGGACCAGCTGAAGAAGGTGATCGAGAACATAGAGAGGACCAAGACCAACGTCACCCTCCTGCTGGTCGACAACAGTGTCGCTCAGAGTTTCTTCCGCGTCGTCGTCGAGCTGAAGGTCACCCGGAAAATCTGGATCGCGCCCGAGACGTGGGTCTTATCTGAGGAGGTCAGCAACCTGCCGGGCATAGAGACCGTCGGCACTATCCTTGGACTGACCATCAAGCCCGTCATCCTGCCTGAATTCTTACCTTTCGTGAAGAAAACGCTGCGCTGCAACCCCTGGAATGGCCTTTCCCCTTCTGAACAGCAGGCTCTGAAGAACGTAGGGGGCTGCTACCAGTTCTGTAGCGACTGCCACTCCCTCTCCCTGGAGATCCTGGAGGACGTGCTGAACTCCCGCATCTGGCACTGGTCCTTCTACTCCTACGCCGCCATCTATGCTTTGGCCCAGGCTCTCCACCAGCTCCTGGGCTGTGACCATGAAAGCTGTCCTACAAAGGAGGTGCTCACACCTTGGCag CTTTATGAGATCCTGGCCCAGGTGGACTTTTCCCTGCAGAACAACACCATCAAGTTCAGCAACCAGACCGACCTTTTCCTCGGCTATAACGTGATCACCTGGAACTGGGTGAACGGTTCCCTGGACCACAAGACCATCGGCAACTACAGTGCTCAGAGCCTGATCATCGACCAGAGTAAAATCAAGTGGCCAACTCCAGACGGCCTG GTTCCCACATCCACTTGCGTGACGGAGTGCAAGGCGGGGCAGATCCGAAGCAAGCATACCTTGGACGAGTGCACCTGTCGTTGTGACAGCTGCCCGGAAGGAACCTACCAGAACCAAACGA ATTCGGACTTCTGTCTGCCGTGTCCCCCCCAGATGTGGTCCCCCAAGAGGAGCAGCACCTGCTTCTACCCTGTCATCACTTTTCTCAGCATCCGCGATACCACCGTGGCCGCCTTGATCATCGTCTCCCTGGTGGACTTCTCCCTTCTGTGCGGCTGCCTGCTGGTGTTTGCCCTCCACCGGCAGACGCCCGTGGTGAGGGCCGCCGGCGGGAAGCTGGCCTTTGTGATGCTGGTCTCCCTCCTGGCGTCCTGCACCACCACTCTGCTCTTTGTGGTGGAGCCCACCCCTCTGGGCTGCTTGGTCCGGCAGCCCATCTTTGCCCTGAGCTTCACCCTCTGCATTTCCTGCCTGCTGGTCCGCTCCTGCCAGATCGTCTTCATCTTCAAGCTGGCCCGGCGGCTGCCCTGGGCTCACAAGCTCTGGCTCAAGTACCAGGGCGCGTACGCCTCGCTCGGCCTCAGCGTCCTGCTGCAAGGCGGCCTCTGCGCCCTCTGGCTCAGTTTATCCCCGCCCTCCTTGCAAGCCGACGTTGTCAGCCCTCGGGAGATCTTCCTGCGCTGCTCCGAAGGGCACGTCTCGGGCCTGGGCTCCGTGCTGGGCTTCCTGGGACTGCTGGGAGCAGCCTGCTTCGCCCTGGCCTTCTGGGGCCGGAACCTGCCCAAGAACTACAGCGAGGCGCGGCTGCTGGCCCTCAGCATGCTGGTCTTTCTGATGGGCTGGGGCTCCTTTATGCTCATCTATGCCACCACCGAGGGCAAGGGCCGGCAGATCGCCACCCTGCAGATGTTCACCGTCCAGACGAGCGTCTATGCCATCCTGTGCACTTTCTTCCTCCCCAAGTGCTACATCATCCTCTTCAAGCCCCAGCACAACACTGTGGCTCACTTCCAGACCTGCATCCAGACTTACACGGCCACCCCGCAAACCATGACGCCTTGA
- the PARK7 gene encoding Parkinson disease protein 7, protein MASKRALVILAKGAEEMETVIPTDVMRRAGIAVTVAGLGGKDPVQCSRDVVICPDKSLEEAQKEGPYDVVVLPGGNLGAQNLSESPRVKDVLKDQDGRKGLIAAICAGPTALLAHGIGFGSKVTTHPLAKDKMMNGDHYKYSESRVEKDGHILTSRGPGTSFEFGLAIVEELLGKEVAAQVKAPLVLKD, encoded by the exons ATGGCTTCCAAGAGAGCGTTGGTGATCCTGGCCAAAGGGGCCGAGGAGATGGAGACCGTCATCCCCACCGATGTCATGAGGAGGGCGGGC ATTGCTGTGACCGTCGCAGGCCTGGGCGGAAAAGACCCCGTGCAGTGTAGCCGGGACGTCGTGATCTGTCCTGACAAGAGCTTggaggaggcccagaaggag GGTCCCTATGACGTGGTGGTCCTGCCAGGAGGAAACCTGGGTGCTCAGAACCTGTCAGAG TCTCCTCGGGTGAAGGACGTCTTGAAGGACCAGGACGGCCGGAAGGGGCTCATTGCGGCCATTTGTGCAG GTCCCACAGCTCTGCTGGCCCACGGAATAGGCTTTGGAAGCAAAGTGACCACCCACCCCTTGGCCAAGGACAAAATGATGAATGGAG ATCACTACAAGTACTCGGAGAGCCGCGTGGAGAAGGATGGGCACATTCTGACCAGCCGAGGCCCTGGCACCAGCTTCGAGTTTGGCCTTGCCATCGTGGAAGAGCTGCTGGGCAAGGAGGTGGCTGCCCAGGTTAAGGCGCCTCTGGTGCTGAAAGATTAG